A stretch of DNA from Planctomycetaceae bacterium:
AATCCGTCAACCGGGCCGGTTCCCGTTCGGGGTCAGAGTCTGGCGCTGCATTCGCGAGTCACCCGGCCCATCCTGTCGATGCTCAGCATTACCATCGCGCTGCCGCTGGTGATGCGGCGCGAATCGCGGAGCCTGATCGCCAACATGGCGATCTGCGCGGCGGTGCTGGGATTCTTCTATGTGTTTACCCAGGGCAGCATAATTCTGGGCAGCTCCGGCCTGATTTCTCGCCCGGACCTGGCGGCGTGGATTCCCGTCATCGTGACAGGAAGTACGGGCGTCTGGACCGCTGGTTATGTGCAGACATAGCAGCCGGTTCGGCGTGGCCCGATGCTGCATGGTTCGGGCCACGACGCGGCACCGGTATCCAAAGTCATGGACGAGGCCACGAGTCCTGAACCACAACGGGAGCTACGGAACTCGCAGTCTCGCCCACTACGGAAACGAGCAGTTATCAGTTGGAACGACGTGCTACTTCGCTGCTGCCAGTGCGGCGTCGTAGTTGGGATGTTCGGTGATTTCGCTGACGTACTCGGCGTGTTTCACCGTGCCGCTTCCATCAACCACAAAGACCGCTCGAGCCAGACAGCGGTCCAGCCCGCCGCCCTGAATCAGGACGCCATAGTCTTCACCGAACTTCGTGCAGCGATGCGCGCTCAGGGTCTTCACATTTTCGACGCCTTCCGCTCCGCACCATCGCCCCTGACCGAACGGAAGGTCCATGCTGACGACCAGTACTTCAACGCCCGACATCTTTGCGGCTTCGTCATTGAATCGCTTTGTCTCGGCGTGACAGACGCCGGTGTCCAGCGACGGAACCGTCGCGATGATCCGCGTCTTTCCGGCGCTGGCGGCAAGAGTCACTTCTTCCAGAGAATTGCTTTGCAGTGAGAAATCGGGGGCCTTGTCTCCGGCGGCCAGGGCCTTTCCGGCAAGGTTG
This window harbors:
- a CDS encoding LptF/LptG family permease; the encoded protein is EERRLKEASFNLPRELAVEVCALRAESAVYIDENGEHPPGWLLHNLTGVFDEELLTEEGRRRVKPHPNGTDVFVVSDVSFDQLYNRGRNLKLLSSAQLIERIRNPSTGPVPVRGQSLALHSRVTRPILSMLSITIALPLVMRRESRSLIANMAICAAVLGFFYVFTQGSIILGSSGLISRPDLAAWIPVIVTGSTGVWTAGYVQT
- the tpx gene encoding thiol peroxidase — translated: MTDVRSGAVTLKGNPVNLAGKALAAGDKAPDFSLQSNSLEEVTLAASAGKTRIIATVPSLDTGVCHAETKRFNDEAAKMSGVEVLVVSMDLPFGQGRWCGAEGVENVKTLSAHRCTKFGEDYGVLIQGGGLDRCLARAVFVVDGSGTVKHAEYVSEITEHPNYDAALAAAK